One region of Mucilaginibacter gotjawali genomic DNA includes:
- the pnuC gene encoding nicotinamide riboside transporter PnuC, whose amino-acid sequence MIYFLQDWLHQQTWLEIIGVVTGLLCVALAAINNIWNWPIAIVSVGIFIFIFFKAHLYADMGLQVYFMLMNIYGWYYWSQAPDEEEKTPVLIVTKTELIYAGIAVVIFTFILGSLLKYTPASFPFLDSFCAACSLVGRVFLARKVLENWLIWIFVNIIYIGIFIFKHLELTAIMYGVYVILALWGYFDWRREYKRQVG is encoded by the coding sequence ATGATCTACTTCCTGCAAGATTGGTTACACCAGCAAACCTGGCTCGAAATTATCGGTGTTGTCACCGGGCTTTTGTGCGTGGCATTGGCGGCCATTAATAATATCTGGAACTGGCCTATTGCAATTGTAAGCGTTGGCATTTTCATTTTCATTTTTTTTAAAGCGCATTTATATGCGGACATGGGCCTGCAGGTTTATTTTATGCTCATGAACATCTACGGTTGGTACTATTGGAGCCAGGCGCCCGATGAAGAAGAAAAAACCCCTGTTTTAATCGTTACCAAAACGGAGCTTATTTATGCTGGTATCGCCGTTGTTATTTTTACCTTTATTTTAGGCTCACTGTTAAAATATACCCCTGCTTCTTTTCCTTTCCTTGATAGTTTTTGTGCCGCCTGCAGCCTGGTGGGCAGGGTATTTTTAGCCCGTAAAGTTTTAGAAAACTGGCTGATCTGGATCTTTGTCAATATTATTTACATCGGCATCTTCATTTTCAAGCACCTCGAGCTAACCGCCATAATGTATGGCGTGTATGTCATCCTCGCTCTATGGGGTTATTTTGACTGGAGGAGGGAATATAAGCGGCAGGTGGGGTGA